The sequence below is a genomic window from Buteo buteo chromosome 26, bButBut1.hap1.1, whole genome shotgun sequence.
TGAGGACATTGGTGCCTGATAGTACAGCAACTGCATAGAGTTTACCTGCAACTCATGTTGTTTAGCTCCTACCCActaaaaccaaaagagaaagctgttacacacaaggaaaaaaaccccataaattGAAAActtgagcaaaagcaaactGGCTACTAACACAAAGGGAGTCTCGTGTGGACAATGCTACGTAACAGATTGTTGAGCATCATCTTCTACCTTTGCCTAACCGAAGGCCCATGTGTTTGTCTCTTGCAGGCACACAAGCCATGTGAGGAGAAAATCATATGCAGGGGCAGTGAAAAACGCCTGAGTGCCTAAACCTTCCTTTTCCCATTGCCTGGGGGTAAATTATCAtagttgaagaaaaagaaaaaagtagcagAGCCGGGAAGAAAATGCCAGCTGCCTTCTATTCTCAAGACAAAGTCCAGATCCTGTCTATGATGGAGCCAAGCACCTTTGTCTAAGCAGAgatctgctttttctcccttcttctccttttcctccacaCAAAAGCTAACAAAACCAGTCAACATTTGTCTGTCTTTTACCAGTTTATTGTGAATTTACTAGATTTCATTTCAATATTGACTATAATTGACTATAACTTGGATTGTTGATGTAGCATCCTTTAAGAGACAACATTAGTTATCTAGTTATGAAGACAGATGTTAAAGCCAAAAAGATGCACCTTTATATTGTGCTGAAGAATGACATTTACTTTAATACTTCATAAATCACATTAATTGGTAACACAGATTCCAGCATATAAACTTGCtaagttcttttaaaagaagtcacAGAAAAATTTCACTCGGGTACCATTTTTCCAGTACACACACCATCACTTAAAGTTATTATGCAgcatctctctcctcctcctgccacaaAACAGGACAAGAGACAATTATTGATGGTCTTGCACACTACAGGTCAAAGAGCCTCACCTCTTCAGGAGGCACAGTACGCTCGTTACAAAGAAATACACGTTTAAGTTGATGATGACTATCACATCAACATGACTGGGGACTCTAATTTGGGAGGGTTTTACAGCCACGGCCGATAATGAACTGGTCGTAAGCTGTTAGTTCAATGTTACAGCAGAAAGGGTGAAGGCAGTCCTTGGATACATCTGTTTTTTCAACCATAATCTGCCACAAAGGTTATGTTGTGCATATGTGTTAATGCACCCTCTATAAAAACTGTGTATAGTTGAAATTGAAGAAAGATGCTGGTAAAATGTCAACAGCTCAAGGATAAACCACAGGAGTAACTGAAGGACTGGCAAATGTCCTTTCTAGGGAAAAGCTCAAATGCAAGGCACTTGCTTCAGCAAGGAGAACAGCTGTGCTCTCTAGAAAAGCGGCGTTTTACCGATAAAGCGATCTTCACCCCTTGAAAGTACGCTCGCCACCACGTGAAAGATGACAGCCCGGCTTTTTAGCAGCAAGGACGACCAATTCCTTAAACAACGTACCAGGGGCTGCGGCGGATTATCACAGTTTGCTTTGCGGTTTCGTTTAAAACAAATAACGGCGCGTGGAGGCTTTCCTGGAAGGCAGAGCGCTCTTTAAAGGCGATTTAACCGAGAGGCAGCCGCTTCGAGACCGAACACCgccatctccccccccccccctcccctcacacacacccccttccCGCCATTTACCCACCACTTGGTAGAGGGAGGTCACCAGGACGCCCAAGGTGGCGAACGCCATCCCGAGGACGTTGAATTTCACGTCGTAGTAGGAGTTGAGGAAGACGCCCAGCGTGATGGGGACCTGTGGAGAGGGAAAAGGGCGCGGGGATCGGAccgggctcctctctgaggCGTCGCCtcagggcgggcgggcggagggaggggggggggcgcggggttcccccgcgcccccccccctccctccgcccgcccgccctgaGGCGACGGccgcccctccccgctcccctcagccGCCTCCTCACCAGGGTGAGCTTGATACGGAGAGGGAAGGTCTTTCCGTAAGCCAGGCTCTGGATGACCACGATGACCGGCGTGGTCATGGCCTTAGCCAGCTGGTAGGTGCCGATGGTGTTGCTCTGGAGGGAGAGGTTGGTGAAGACGACGAAGCCGCAGAAGCTGAGGGCCAACGGCAGCACCTGGGAGGGCTGGAGGCTCTTGGGGGAGAAGGCGCCGAGAGCCTGGCACAGGTAAAGGCCGAGCCAGGTGATGGCGAAGTGGACCAGGGTGAGGCTGAGGTTGGGGAAACCCAACCGCACGTACAGCCACTTGTTCAGGAAAACGATGCAGATGGAAGCCGCCAGATTCACCAGCAGTCCCGCCGCCAGACGACCCTGCGCCGGCATCCAGCCCATGGCGtcccgccgggccgggcagcagcagcagcggctgAGGCagcccgccggccgccgccgccgccgccgcctagCCCCGCCCACCGCCGGGACACGTGGGCCCGCGCCTTCCGGTGGCCCCGCCCCCGAGGGGCGGAGCtgcgccgccgcgcccgccgccggcaccggcaccgggacgGTGATGGCTGCGGGGAGCGGGCTTAGCCCGGAGCCCCGTGCAAGGAGCGTCGGAAAACGCGGCCTGAAGGCCCGGAGGACAGCCGGGGGAAGGTGCAGGAGCTCTCCCCGgccacccccctccccggtccAGCGGCGGGCGGGAACACACCGTCGCTCCGAGGTACCAACCGGAGCCGGTATTTCTGTAAGCACGGACATAAAAATATACCCACGTACGGGTGTGGCACGAATCGCGTTCTTTGTCAGCTGTCCGGGGCACCGACTGGGTGAAGGAGCCTCACTACAGCCACGGCCTCTGCACactgaagcaaaaaagcaaaaaaaaaaaaaaaggcaaaaaaaaaaaaaagcaaagcaaaaggcaaaaaaaaaagcaaagcaaaaggcaaaaaaaaaagcaaagcaaaaggcaaaaaaagggcaaaaaggggcaaaaaggggcaaaaaggggcaaaaaaaggggcaaaaaaaggggcaaaaaaaagaggcaaaaaagcaGCTAAACGTGTGTTTACACCCATAAAGCGGGCCAGAACAGGGTTTCTAAGTCAATTGCAAGATCTGAAACTGGGGCGTTTCAAGGTACGATCGCCTTTCCTCCGGTTCTGGATCACGTCAGCATTTCAGCAGCTACAGGCTGGCCCCTGCGAGCCCTGACGCGagcccttccttctctcttccgAAGGGCTGGCGGTAGCCCAACACCTTCGCTCCTCCGGTGATgttcctctcctccagccccctgcGTCCGCTTTCTTCTCCCCTGCCTTCCACATACATCCTCCCGCAGCCTCGCTTTCCTCTCCGCTGTTCCCTTGCACATTCTCCTCCTGCCCAGTAACGTTTCCAGGCTACGGGCAGCTCTTTGGCATGTAGCAAAGAGATGAAGGTTCATACAATCGCCGTATTTACATAATGACATTTTAGATTAGAATGAACAAACCTTTTCT
It includes:
- the SLC35E3 gene encoding solute carrier family 35 member E3; amino-acid sequence: MGWMPAQGRLAAGLLVNLAASICIVFLNKWLYVRLGFPNLSLTLVHFAITWLGLYLCQALGAFSPKSLQPSQVLPLALSFCGFVVFTNLSLQSNTIGTYQLAKAMTTPVIVVIQSLAYGKTFPLRIKLTLVPITLGVFLNSYYDVKFNVLGMAFATLGVLVTSLYQVWVGAKQHELQVNSMQLLYYQAPMSSAMLLFIIPFFEPVFGEGGIFGPWTLSAVIMVLLSGIIAFMVNLSIYWIIGNTSPVTYNMFGHFKFCITLLGGCLLFKDPLSVNQGLGILCTLLGILAYTHFKLSEQESNKSKLVQRP